Proteins encoded within one genomic window of Bradyrhizobium sp. 186:
- a CDS encoding RlpA-like double-psi beta-barrel domain-containing protein — protein sequence MRLSEQGGLHRGRTINLTTGYYVRLRSTASEAVVVRITDRGPWVRGRVLDLSLAATRSWGITDRGMAQVRAEVL from the coding sequence ATCCGCCTCTCAGAACAAGGCGGCCTTCATCGTGGGCGTACGATCAACCTGACGACCGGGTATTATGTCCGTTTGCGATCCACTGCGAGCGAAGCGGTGGTGGTTCGTATCACCGATCGCGGACCATGGGTCCGTGGCCGCGTCCTCGACCTCTCGCTCGCCGCCACGCGCAGCTGGGGGATTACGGATCGTGGCATGGCTCAGGTTCGTGCTGAGGTGTTGTAG
- a CDS encoding transposase, producing MGQISVLTGPERRRRWSEDERCRIVAEAFAPGSCVAQVARDHDISTGLIYTWRRRLRQDLADQGFVEAAMEAEPIKEAAPSGEVIVVELTGSGRIRICGSAPPLLVSAVLKALR from the coding sequence ATGGGTCAGATTTCGGTGCTGACGGGGCCGGAACGCCGGCGGCGTTGGAGCGAGGATGAGCGGTGCCGGATCGTTGCGGAGGCCTTTGCGCCGGGATCGTGTGTGGCGCAGGTTGCGCGGGATCACGATATTTCAACGGGGCTGATTTACACCTGGCGGCGTCGGCTTCGCCAGGACCTTGCTGACCAGGGCTTTGTGGAAGCGGCGATGGAAGCGGAGCCGATCAAGGAAGCGGCACCGTCCGGTGAAGTGATCGTGGTGGAATTGACGGGGAGCGGACGGATCAGGATTTGCGGGTCGGCGCCGCCCTTGCTGGTGTCGGCGGTGTTGAAGGCGCTGCGATGA
- the tnpB gene encoding IS66 family insertion sequence element accessory protein TnpB (TnpB, as the term is used for proteins encoded by IS66 family insertion elements, is considered an accessory protein, since TnpC, encoded by a neighboring gene, is a DDE family transposase.) codes for MIPIPSGVRVWLATGHTDMRRGFPSLALQVQEVLKHDPLGGHLFCFRGRRSDLIKIIWHDSQGACLFTKRLERGRFIWPSAAGEAVTISPAQLSYLLSGIDWRNPQETLRPTRVG; via the coding sequence ATGATTCCGATCCCCTCTGGCGTGCGGGTATGGCTGGCGACGGGCCATACCGATATGCGGCGCGGCTTTCCGAGCCTGGCTTTGCAGGTGCAGGAGGTCTTGAAGCATGACCCACTGGGGGGTCATTTGTTTTGCTTCAGGGGGCGCCGTTCAGATCTGATAAAAATCATCTGGCACGATTCTCAGGGAGCGTGCCTGTTTACAAAAAGACTCGAAAGAGGAAGATTCATCTGGCCTTCGGCTGCCGGTGAAGCCGTGACGATCTCTCCGGCGCAGCTTTCTTACCTGCTATCTGGGATCGACTGGCGGAATCCTCAAGAAACTTTGCGTCCAACGCGAGTTGGATAG
- a CDS encoding IS66 family transposase: MSLKPDDLPSDLASAQAALLIEREALRAERDARLRVEVERDAAAAKVSRIQAEAINWQAEAANARAKLSDNEALIAHLELRIEKLKRELYGPRSERTARLIEQLELELEELVTTASEDELAAQAAAAKAQSVRAFTRKRPVRKPWPDDIERERVVIEAPTSCACCGGSRLAKIGEDVTKTLEEIPRRFKLIETVREKFTCRDCEKISQPPAPFHATPRGFIGPQLLATILFDKFGMHIPLNRQSARFKAEGIDLPLSTLADQVGHGTFAVMPLFHLIERHVLAAERLHGDDTTIRILAKGKCTTGRIWTYVRDDRPFAGPAPPAAVYYASSDRRGEHPQKHLAAFAGILQADCYNGFEPLFDPQKKAMPITPAFCLAHARRGFFELADIEKNAREGKKGKPVSPIALEAVRRLDALFEIERAINGCGADERRAVRQEKSKPLLEDMHAWLLRERETLSRSSEVLKPMNYMLRRWDDFARFLDDGRICLTNNCAERALRGIALGRRNWTFAGSQRGADRAAIMLTMITTCRLNDVDPKAWLADVLARIADLPASRLHELLPWEWKLLRQADKPAGQQAA; this comes from the coding sequence ATGAGTTTGAAGCCGGATGACCTTCCTTCGGATCTCGCCAGCGCCCAGGCGGCGCTGTTGATCGAACGTGAGGCGTTGCGGGCTGAACGCGACGCGCGGCTGAGGGTCGAGGTCGAACGCGATGCGGCCGCGGCGAAGGTCAGCCGGATACAGGCCGAAGCCATCAATTGGCAAGCCGAAGCGGCCAACGCGCGGGCGAAGCTGTCGGACAATGAGGCGCTGATCGCGCATCTCGAGCTGCGGATCGAGAAGCTCAAACGCGAACTGTACGGGCCGCGTTCCGAGCGCACGGCGCGGCTGATCGAGCAGTTGGAATTGGAACTTGAAGAACTCGTCACCACGGCGAGCGAGGATGAGCTCGCCGCGCAGGCCGCGGCGGCAAAGGCGCAGAGCGTACGCGCCTTCACGCGCAAGCGGCCGGTGCGCAAGCCATGGCCGGATGACATCGAACGCGAGCGCGTCGTCATTGAGGCTCCAACGAGCTGCGCCTGCTGCGGTGGATCGCGGCTGGCGAAGATCGGTGAGGATGTGACCAAGACGCTGGAGGAGATCCCGCGCCGCTTCAAGCTGATCGAGACGGTACGCGAGAAGTTCACCTGCCGCGATTGCGAGAAGATCAGCCAGCCGCCCGCGCCGTTCCATGCCACGCCGCGCGGCTTCATCGGCCCACAATTGCTGGCGACGATCCTGTTCGACAAGTTCGGCATGCATATCCCGCTCAACCGCCAGAGCGCGCGCTTTAAGGCCGAGGGGATCGACCTGCCGTTGTCGACCCTGGCCGACCAGGTCGGCCACGGGACCTTTGCCGTCATGCCGCTCTTCCACTTGATCGAACGCCATGTACTCGCGGCCGAGCGCCTGCATGGCGACGACACCACCATCCGTATCCTGGCGAAGGGCAAGTGCACGACCGGGCGGATCTGGACTTATGTGCGGGATGACCGGCCCTTCGCCGGGCCTGCGCCGCCGGCGGCGGTCTATTACGCCTCGAGCGACCGACGAGGCGAGCACCCCCAGAAGCATCTGGCCGCCTTCGCCGGTATCCTGCAAGCCGATTGCTACAACGGCTTCGAGCCGCTGTTCGACCCGCAAAAGAAAGCGATGCCGATCACACCGGCGTTTTGCCTGGCCCATGCGCGGCGGGGCTTCTTCGAGCTGGCTGACATCGAGAAAAATGCTCGGGAAGGTAAGAAGGGCAAACCGGTCTCTCCGATCGCGCTGGAGGCGGTCAGACGCCTCGATGCGTTGTTCGAGATCGAGCGCGCCATCAATGGCTGCGGCGCCGACGAGCGGCGCGCCGTGCGCCAGGAAAAGAGCAAGCCGCTTCTCGAGGACATGCACGCCTGGTTGCTGCGTGAGCGCGAAACCCTCTCGCGCTCCTCCGAGGTCCTGAAGCCTATGAACTACATGCTCAGGCGCTGGGACGACTTCGCCCGCTTCCTCGACGATGGCAGGATCTGCTTGACCAACAATTGCGCTGAGCGCGCATTGAGGGGCATCGCATTGGGAAGGCGCAACTGGACCTTCGCCGGCAGCCAGCGTGGCGCCGACCGTGCCGCCATCATGCTGACGATGATCACGACCTGTCGCCTCAACGACGTCGATCCCAAGGCCTGGCTCGCCGACGTCCTCGCCCGTATCGCCGATCTTCCCGCGTCGCGTCTGCACGAACTGCTGCCCTGGGAATGGAAGCTCCTGCGCCAAGCCGACAAGCCCGCCGGTCAGCAGGCCGCCTGA
- a CDS encoding type II toxin-antitoxin system RelB/DinJ family antitoxin yields the protein MASNALVQTRIDADVKEKATAVLENMGLTVSDAVRILLTRTANEGMLPLELVSNSQAYDSWFREKVRQALADTRPNLDDSEVEAHFAQRRAAALRKAAEHER from the coding sequence ATGGCTTCGAATGCCCTTGTCCAAACCCGAATCGATGCGGACGTAAAGGAAAAGGCTACCGCGGTTCTGGAAAACATGGGTCTCACGGTATCCGACGCTGTGCGGATCCTGCTGACACGCACGGCTAACGAAGGGATGCTTCCGCTGGAGCTCGTGAGCAACAGCCAAGCTTACGATAGCTGGTTTCGTGAGAAGGTGCGCCAGGCGCTGGCGGATACCCGGCCCAATCTCGATGATTCCGAGGTCGAAGCGCATTTCGCGCAACGCCGTGCCGCTGCGCTTCGAAAAGCGGCGGAGCATGAACGGTGA
- a CDS encoding winged helix-turn-helix domain-containing protein — MSCTTFSLRSRLLEKDGVRVRLGSRAIDILRLLVSRAGEVIPKDEILSYAWSGLAVEEISLRVHIAELRKALGDGKDGARYITNVPSRGYCFTAPVQRSARAAAPALVPVRPERPAASLPHRLDRMIGRDDVLPKLSAHLLSERFVTLRGPGGIGKTTVAIALAHDMWEAFEGNVHFLDLGPLTDVALVASTVAAVLGLVVHDADPTDSIVSFLGNRRLLLILDSCEHVIDGVARLAESIFREAPGIAILATSREQLSVEGEQIFELAALPGPPQGARLSAGEVLSYPAARLFVDRAAAAGHPADITEEDADVLAEICGKLDGIALAIELAAARVSLYGLRETAALLDSRLQLEWRGRRTAPPRQQTLGATLDWSFGLIGEGERSALQRLAVFAGPFTLQGAIAIAADEGAPIDGVVDALEQLVAKSLISSRPDGTSRRYRLLDATRAYAMQRLSAGGEVQATARRHAKYVQHVLEAGMTEQGGGDQSSRRQERASPLADARAALQWVYANDDGAELRVPLAGACARMFVELNLLNEARIWSGRALAMLDDTGRGGRWELELQSALGHASMFTERNSEQAEDALRRGLEIAQARGDRADTFRLLARLNMFYRRTGKYRQLLPIALEPERNARLIGDAAGVAGAKAILGVSHYLVGNQIEAQFHLEEGVRDEVALRGLQPDYFGRRFRLRVSCGCAGFPIGRSHAFAR, encoded by the coding sequence ATGTCGTGCACCACATTTTCCCTGAGATCGCGGCTGCTCGAGAAGGACGGCGTGCGGGTGAGGCTCGGCAGCCGCGCGATCGACATTTTGCGCCTGCTCGTCAGCCGCGCCGGCGAAGTGATCCCGAAGGACGAGATTCTCAGCTATGCGTGGTCGGGCCTCGCGGTCGAGGAGATCAGCCTGCGGGTTCACATCGCCGAATTGCGCAAGGCGCTCGGCGACGGCAAGGACGGCGCGCGCTACATCACGAACGTTCCGAGCCGGGGTTACTGCTTCACCGCCCCGGTGCAACGGAGTGCGCGAGCGGCAGCGCCGGCACTGGTGCCTGTGCGGCCGGAGAGACCGGCTGCGTCATTGCCGCATCGCCTGGATCGGATGATCGGCCGGGACGACGTCCTGCCAAAACTGTCCGCGCACCTGCTGAGCGAACGCTTCGTCACGCTACGAGGCCCCGGCGGTATCGGCAAGACCACCGTCGCGATTGCGCTGGCGCACGACATGTGGGAGGCTTTCGAGGGTAACGTTCATTTCCTCGATCTCGGTCCGCTGACGGACGTGGCGCTGGTCGCGAGTACGGTTGCAGCCGTGCTCGGCCTCGTCGTTCACGACGCCGATCCGACCGACAGCATCGTCAGCTTCCTCGGCAACCGCCGTCTTCTTCTCATCCTCGACAGTTGCGAGCACGTCATCGACGGGGTCGCGCGTCTCGCAGAGAGTATTTTTCGCGAGGCGCCCGGCATCGCCATCCTCGCAACCAGTCGCGAGCAGCTATCGGTGGAAGGCGAACAGATTTTCGAGCTTGCTGCGCTGCCGGGCCCGCCGCAGGGCGCCCGCCTCAGCGCTGGCGAAGTGCTGAGCTATCCCGCTGCGCGCCTCTTCGTCGATCGCGCCGCCGCGGCGGGGCATCCGGCCGACATCACGGAGGAGGATGCGGACGTTCTCGCGGAGATCTGCGGCAAGCTCGACGGCATCGCGCTCGCGATCGAGCTCGCTGCCGCGCGCGTCAGCCTCTATGGATTACGAGAAACGGCCGCGCTGCTCGATAGCCGCTTGCAGCTCGAGTGGCGCGGGCGGCGAACGGCGCCGCCGCGGCAGCAGACGCTCGGCGCCACGCTCGACTGGAGTTTCGGCCTGATCGGCGAAGGAGAGCGGAGCGCGCTTCAGCGGCTCGCCGTCTTCGCAGGTCCCTTCACGCTCCAGGGCGCGATAGCGATCGCGGCCGATGAGGGTGCGCCGATCGATGGCGTCGTCGATGCGCTGGAGCAGCTCGTGGCCAAGTCGCTGATATCGTCGCGGCCGGACGGCACATCGCGGCGCTATCGGCTGCTGGATGCCACGCGCGCCTATGCCATGCAGAGGCTCAGCGCCGGCGGTGAGGTGCAGGCGACCGCGCGCCGGCACGCAAAATACGTTCAGCACGTACTCGAAGCCGGTATGACGGAACAGGGCGGCGGCGATCAGTCCTCCCGCCGGCAGGAGCGCGCGAGCCCGCTCGCCGATGCCCGCGCGGCGCTGCAATGGGTTTATGCCAATGACGATGGCGCCGAGCTGCGCGTGCCGCTCGCAGGCGCCTGCGCGAGGATGTTCGTCGAGCTCAACCTGCTCAATGAGGCGCGAATCTGGTCCGGCCGCGCGCTTGCGATGCTCGACGACACCGGCCGCGGCGGCCGATGGGAGCTCGAGCTCCAGTCGGCGCTCGGCCACGCCTCCATGTTCACGGAGCGCAACAGCGAGCAGGCCGAGGACGCGCTCCGTCGCGGGCTGGAGATCGCGCAGGCGCGCGGCGATCGCGCCGACACGTTCAGGCTACTGGCGCGCCTCAACATGTTCTATCGCCGGACCGGCAAATACCGGCAGTTACTGCCGATCGCCCTCGAGCCTGAGAGGAACGCGCGCCTGATCGGAGACGCCGCGGGCGTTGCCGGCGCAAAGGCCATCCTCGGTGTGTCCCACTATCTCGTCGGCAATCAGATCGAGGCGCAGTTTCATCTCGAGGAAGGCGTGCGAGACGAAGTGGCGCTGCGCGGACTCCAGCCGGATTACTTCGGCCGCAGATTCCGCTTGCGCGTGTCTTGTGGTTGCGCGGGTTTCCCGATCGGGCGGTCGCATGCGTTCGCCCGCTGA
- a CDS encoding cytochrome c, protein MIKRGEYLATAADCGACHTAPGGKAFAGGLPIPTPLGTIYSTNITPSADLGIGRYTEQDFSRALRRGVRRDGANLYPAMPYTSYAKFTEEDAHALYLYFTQAVTAVEQRPPPTRLPFPMNIRASMIAWNLLFLDSATFVPDPRQSPEWNRGAYLVQGAAHCGTCHTPRGFLMQEESSRALSGAQVGPWYAPNITSDPVSGIGSWTKDELVAYLRTGHLSGRAQAAGSMGEAVEDSFQHLAAADLDAIATYVRTVPAVRDPADGISRFSAGEMFSELAELRGRDGIRSDSDSDPSGAMLFQGNCASCHSAEGQGSKDGYYPSLFSNSATGANNAANLIATILYGVNRTTSDGQAFMPGFGGRSTDANALSDRHIVALGNYVLTHYGSAGTAITEQQVAEGRQGGPSSPLLAIVRGSMAAGAVVVFLGIAFFIARRRKVST, encoded by the coding sequence ATGATCAAGCGCGGGGAATATCTCGCAACGGCCGCCGACTGCGGCGCCTGCCACACCGCGCCAGGCGGCAAAGCCTTCGCCGGCGGACTCCCCATCCCGACGCCGCTCGGCACCATCTATTCGACCAATATCACGCCATCGGCTGATCTCGGGATCGGGCGCTACACGGAGCAAGATTTCTCGCGAGCGCTCCGTCGCGGCGTTCGGCGCGATGGCGCCAACCTCTATCCTGCGATGCCGTACACGTCCTATGCGAAGTTCACGGAGGAGGACGCACATGCGCTCTATCTGTACTTCACGCAGGCGGTAACGGCGGTCGAACAGCGTCCGCCGCCGACCCGGCTTCCGTTTCCGATGAACATCCGCGCGTCGATGATCGCCTGGAACCTGCTGTTCCTGGACTCGGCAACCTTTGTGCCAGACCCGCGTCAATCGCCGGAATGGAATCGGGGCGCCTATCTCGTGCAGGGAGCGGCGCATTGTGGCACCTGTCACACGCCACGCGGCTTTCTGATGCAGGAAGAGAGCAGCCGAGCGTTGTCAGGCGCACAGGTCGGGCCCTGGTACGCGCCGAACATCACGTCGGATCCGGTAAGTGGCATTGGGAGCTGGACCAAGGACGAGCTCGTCGCATACCTGCGCACGGGACATCTGTCAGGAAGGGCGCAGGCGGCCGGAAGCATGGGCGAAGCTGTCGAGGACAGTTTCCAGCACCTTGCCGCCGCGGACCTCGACGCCATCGCGACGTATGTCAGGACTGTTCCGGCCGTCCGCGATCCAGCCGACGGCATTTCCCGATTCTCGGCCGGAGAGATGTTCTCCGAACTCGCAGAGCTGCGCGGACGCGACGGCATCAGGTCCGATAGCGATTCCGATCCAAGCGGCGCAATGCTGTTTCAAGGCAATTGCGCCTCCTGCCATTCGGCTGAAGGACAAGGCAGCAAGGACGGTTACTATCCAAGCCTGTTCTCGAACTCGGCCACTGGCGCCAACAATGCGGCCAATCTCATTGCTACCATCCTGTACGGCGTGAATCGTACGACATCGGACGGACAGGCCTTCATGCCCGGCTTCGGCGGTCGCTCGACCGATGCCAATGCACTCAGCGATCGCCACATCGTGGCGCTGGGCAACTATGTGCTCACCCACTATGGGTCTGCCGGCACCGCCATCACCGAACAACAGGTCGCCGAGGGACGCCAAGGCGGCCCCTCCTCGCCACTGCTCGCGATCGTCCGCGGGAGCATGGCAGCCGGAGCGGTCGTCGTATTCTTGGGCATTGCCTTTTTCATCGCCCGCAGACGAAAGGTTTCCACCTGA